One part of the Prionailurus bengalensis isolate Pbe53 chromosome B2, Fcat_Pben_1.1_paternal_pri, whole genome shotgun sequence genome encodes these proteins:
- the LOC122490448 gene encoding probable E3 ubiquitin-protein ligase makorin-1, with protein MDKVWDKPEAERIFGILPNCTHAHCLGCLRTWRKSQQNFPLAVIKACPQCRVHSSYIIPHKFWVSEGAEKEQLIRNFKARTSQIRCRFFMQGNGRCPFKSDCIYLHQLPDKALTSDSPWTESMQLTSGSEVVLGPTGFQGGTKQEDEAFFMDCALAMAFWGSELLLDRNNSYLGFL; from the exons ATGGACAAGGTGTGGGACAAGCCAGAGGCCGAGCGGATCTTCGGCATCCTACCCAACTGCACCCACGCCCACTGCCTGGGCTGCCTGCGCACCTGGCGGAAAAGCCAACAGAACTTCCCGCTGGCTGTCATCAA GGCCTGTCCCCAGTGCCGTGTCCATTCCAGCTACATCATCCCCCACAAATTCTGGGTGAGCGAGGGGGCTGAGAAGGAGCAACTCATCAGGAACTTCAAGGCTCGGACCAG CCAGATCCGATGTCGGTTCTTCATGCAGGGGAATGGCCGCTGCCCCTTCAAGTCTGATTGTATTTATCTGCACCAGCTACCGGATAAAGCCCTGACCTCTGATTCTCCCTGGACTGAGAGTATGCAGCTGACCTCTGGGAGTGAGGTG GTACTGGGCCCAACAGGGTTTCAAGGGGGCACCAAGCAGGAGGACGAAGCATTCTTCATGGACTGTGCCCTGGCCATGGCCTTCTGGGGTTCAGAACTCTTACTGGATCGCAATAATTCTTACCTTGGCTTTCTGTAA